Proteins co-encoded in one Spirosoma endbachense genomic window:
- a CDS encoding FecCD family ABC transporter permease, which produces MDTATATLNPPSSSTNHAPKSAIKTTVNPWLMPALVATLLITLVVSVGIGALRITPYEIGLIIAKSLGYSVDVDSTKEAILLAIRLPRVCLAVLVGAGLAISGAAIQGLFRNPLADPGLIGISSGASLAAVMMIVLEVKFFQTLTGVLGIYALSVVAFVGACATAFLVYRIARMAGKDVITTMLLTGIAINALSGALTGIMTYLATDEQLRNITFWSLGSLGGASWASVLGILPFTIVALVGIPRLAKSLNLLSLGESQASMLGVNLKSIKRQVIIFSTMAVGTSVAVAGIIGFVGLVIPHLIRMGAGSDHRRVLTGSALGGAIVLTLADSLARTIVAPAELPIGILTALIGTPVFLWILFRERRRAGV; this is translated from the coding sequence ATGGATACCGCAACTGCAACCCTTAATCCGCCATCGTCCAGTACGAACCACGCGCCAAAGTCGGCAATCAAAACGACGGTCAATCCGTGGTTAATGCCTGCTTTGGTGGCTACCTTGCTGATAACCCTTGTCGTGTCCGTAGGTATTGGTGCGCTCAGGATAACTCCTTATGAGATCGGATTAATTATAGCTAAATCATTGGGTTATTCCGTCGATGTCGACAGTACCAAAGAAGCTATTCTGCTGGCTATCCGGTTACCCAGAGTCTGTCTGGCGGTTCTGGTTGGTGCCGGTTTAGCGATATCAGGGGCTGCGATTCAGGGACTTTTCCGGAATCCGCTTGCCGATCCGGGTCTAATCGGAATTTCGTCGGGAGCGTCGTTAGCCGCGGTGATGATGATTGTTCTTGAGGTTAAGTTTTTCCAGACGCTCACGGGTGTGCTGGGCATCTATGCCTTATCGGTCGTTGCCTTTGTGGGTGCCTGTGCCACTGCATTTTTAGTGTATCGAATTGCCCGCATGGCCGGGAAAGATGTTATTACGACCATGCTGCTTACAGGTATTGCCATTAATGCCCTATCTGGAGCATTGACTGGTATCATGACCTATCTGGCCACCGATGAGCAGCTTCGTAACATAACGTTCTGGAGTCTGGGAAGCCTGGGAGGTGCCAGTTGGGCATCGGTGCTGGGAATTCTGCCCTTCACCATCGTTGCCCTGGTCGGTATTCCCCGATTAGCGAAATCCCTGAACCTGTTGTCGCTTGGCGAAAGTCAGGCCAGTATGCTCGGCGTTAACCTGAAAAGTATCAAGCGTCAGGTCATTATTTTCTCGACGATGGCCGTTGGCACGTCGGTGGCGGTTGCTGGCATTATTGGCTTCGTAGGTCTGGTCATTCCGCATCTGATTCGGATGGGAGCAGGTTCCGATCACCGTCGGGTGCTAACGGGTTCGGCTTTGGGTGGAGCCATTGTGCTGACACTCGCCGATTCGCTTGCCCGTACAATCGTAGCCCCGGCAGAACTTCCAATCGGCATTCTCACCGCTCTGATCGGCACACCTGTCTTTTTATGGATTTTATTTCGGGAACGACGCCGGGCGGGCGTATAA
- a CDS encoding heme ABC transporter ATP-binding protein, which produces MLEVSHLSYQIRNRKLLDGVSFRANPGELLAIVGANGAGKSTLLKLCTRELNGSNGEIRLLGKGINTYSDKELSLFRAVLPQQNSVVFPFLVSELVLMGRYPHFDFHPSEHDYFVAEMALKKVGMWDFASRVFTTLSGGEQQRVQLARVLAQIWDVPKGILFLDEPTTGLDLLHQHQMLELAREFTQKGFCAVVILHDLNLAAQYADQIVMLRAGQVEAIGSPRSVITVDTIKRVFNLNVWLIEHPELDCPLVIPQQNQFSDRNRPNQIANT; this is translated from the coding sequence ATGCTCGAAGTCAGCCATCTATCCTACCAGATACGAAATCGAAAACTACTCGACGGTGTTTCGTTTCGGGCCAATCCGGGCGAATTACTGGCAATCGTCGGTGCTAATGGAGCGGGCAAGTCGACGCTGCTCAAATTGTGTACGCGCGAACTAAATGGTTCCAACGGTGAAATCCGGCTTCTGGGCAAAGGAATCAATACGTATTCTGACAAGGAGCTTTCGCTGTTCCGGGCCGTTCTCCCACAGCAGAATTCAGTCGTATTTCCTTTTTTAGTCAGCGAACTGGTTCTGATGGGCCGGTACCCACACTTCGATTTTCACCCGTCGGAGCATGATTATTTTGTTGCCGAAATGGCGCTCAAAAAAGTGGGTATGTGGGATTTTGCATCACGCGTTTTCACGACATTGTCGGGCGGAGAGCAACAGCGTGTGCAGTTAGCCCGCGTGCTCGCTCAAATCTGGGATGTGCCGAAAGGAATTTTATTTCTGGACGAGCCCACCACAGGTCTCGATCTGCTGCACCAGCACCAAATGCTGGAACTAGCTCGTGAATTTACCCAAAAAGGATTTTGCGCGGTTGTCATCTTACACGACCTAAATCTGGCGGCTCAATATGCGGATCAAATCGTTATGCTCCGGGCCGGGCAGGTCGAAGCAATAGGATCTCCCCGTTCTGTCATCACCGTTGATACGATTAAGCGTGTCTTCAATTTAAATGTGTGGCTCATTGAACATCCTGAGCTGGATTGTCCTCTGGTGATTCCACAGCAAAACCAATTTTCTGATCGTAACCGACCAAATCAAATCGCCAATACCTAA
- a CDS encoding hemin-degrading factor, whose amino-acid sequence MITTKGLKERWDSFKEENPKTRIRDAAKQLGVSEADLLATQLGETVQRLEGDFRELLKEVRTLGYVMALTRNDNIVHERKGVYEKVSFRDQTGLVLGPDIDLRLFMSHWHFGFAVDENSRKSLQFFDQDGLAVHKIYLTDRSDEAAYEALVQKYIALDQTTPIVTVSYPEKESETSGEAIDVAAFQEQWLAMQDTHEFFGLLRKHNLGREQGIRLAPEGHSVSISVDQLKKIIETVAERDVPIMIFASSPGCIQIHTGLVKKLVSMGPWYNVLDPEFNMHLREDQISRIWVTRKPTKDGIVTGLDLFDKDGNSIALMFGKRKPGIPEMKEWQDVVNEVIAA is encoded by the coding sequence ATGATTACTACAAAAGGCCTTAAAGAACGATGGGATTCGTTTAAAGAAGAAAACCCAAAAACAAGAATCCGCGATGCGGCTAAACAGCTAGGCGTCAGTGAAGCTGATTTATTAGCTACCCAGCTTGGCGAAACCGTACAACGCCTGGAAGGTGATTTCCGGGAACTGCTCAAGGAAGTAAGAACACTGGGTTATGTCATGGCGTTGACGCGCAACGACAACATCGTTCACGAGCGCAAAGGCGTCTACGAAAAAGTATCCTTCAGGGATCAGACCGGTTTGGTACTTGGGCCCGACATTGACCTTCGCCTGTTTATGTCACACTGGCATTTCGGCTTTGCGGTTGATGAGAACAGCCGCAAGAGTCTTCAGTTTTTCGACCAGGATGGTCTGGCAGTACATAAAATTTACCTGACCGACCGATCCGACGAAGCCGCTTATGAAGCATTAGTCCAGAAATATATAGCCCTGGATCAGACAACACCGATCGTTACGGTGAGCTATCCGGAAAAAGAATCGGAAACGTCGGGAGAAGCCATTGATGTGGCAGCATTTCAGGAACAGTGGCTAGCCATGCAGGATACGCATGAATTTTTTGGTCTTCTCCGAAAACACAATCTGGGCCGGGAACAGGGAATTCGTCTGGCTCCAGAAGGTCACTCAGTGTCGATCTCAGTCGATCAACTCAAAAAAATAATCGAAACCGTTGCCGAACGCGACGTGCCGATCATGATTTTTGCCTCAAGTCCGGGATGTATCCAAATTCATACGGGGCTGGTTAAGAAACTGGTTAGTATGGGCCCCTGGTACAATGTGCTGGACCCTGAATTCAACATGCACCTGCGCGAAGATCAGATCAGCCGCATCTGGGTAACCCGTAAACCCACAAAAGATGGTATTGTGACAGGTCTTGATCTGTTCGATAAAGACGGGAATAGCATTGCTCTGATGTTTGGCAAACGCAAGCCCGGCATTCCTGAAATGAAAGAATGGCAGGATGTCGTCAACGAAGTCATTGCTGCTTAA
- a CDS encoding ABC transporter ATP-binding protein, translating to MAEVKLVHVAKSYEKGPRVIRDVNITVKDREFLVLVGPSGCGKSTLLRMIAGLEEISEGDLLIDGQRVNDVPPKDRNIAMVFQNYALYPHMTVFENMAFGLKLAGLPKNEIRQRVDRAARMLEIEALLDRKPKDMSGGQRQRVAIGRAIVRNPKVFLFDEPLSNLDAKLRGQTRIELQKLHRELNATIIYVTHDQVEAMTLGDRIVVLRDGDVVQQDTPINLYDRPTTQFVAGFIGSPPMNFIPGHISEDSTFRFISTGGQVQIELANVPKADRLLPYKGQPITLGIRAEHISNQPVFAQNVHKQPVTIEAIENMGNETLVYCLLDDGQLIARLAAGYLALFGQQVDLFVNLDKCHFFEAQTGLAI from the coding sequence ATGGCAGAAGTTAAATTGGTGCATGTGGCCAAATCCTACGAGAAAGGCCCTCGTGTTATTCGGGATGTAAACATCACGGTGAAAGACCGCGAGTTTCTGGTATTGGTTGGCCCATCGGGCTGTGGCAAATCGACCCTGTTGCGTATGATTGCGGGTTTAGAGGAAATTTCTGAGGGTGATTTGTTGATTGATGGACAGCGCGTTAACGATGTGCCTCCTAAAGATCGTAACATTGCTATGGTGTTTCAAAACTATGCGCTCTATCCGCACATGACCGTATTTGAAAATATGGCTTTCGGGTTAAAACTGGCGGGTCTGCCAAAAAACGAAATCCGCCAACGAGTCGATCGGGCGGCCAGAATGCTGGAGATAGAAGCTTTACTCGATCGCAAACCCAAAGACATGTCGGGGGGACAGCGCCAGCGCGTTGCCATTGGACGGGCTATTGTCCGCAATCCAAAAGTGTTTTTGTTCGATGAACCCCTAAGCAATCTGGACGCTAAACTTCGGGGGCAAACACGAATCGAGTTGCAAAAGCTTCACCGTGAACTGAACGCGACGATCATTTACGTGACGCACGATCAAGTAGAAGCCATGACACTCGGCGACCGGATTGTCGTCTTACGCGACGGGGATGTAGTGCAGCAGGATACGCCGATTAATTTATACGATCGTCCTACTACCCAGTTTGTGGCTGGGTTTATTGGCTCGCCCCCCATGAATTTCATACCGGGCCACATTAGCGAAGACTCAACCTTTCGCTTTATCAGTACGGGAGGGCAAGTACAAATTGAACTGGCAAACGTGCCTAAGGCTGATCGGCTACTACCGTATAAAGGCCAACCGATTACGCTCGGTATCCGGGCTGAACACATTAGTAACCAGCCTGTTTTTGCCCAAAATGTTCATAAGCAACCCGTAACGATTGAGGCTATTGAAAACATGGGCAACGAAACATTAGTCTATTGCCTGCTTGATGATGGTCAGTTAATTGCTCGTTTAGCGGCAGGGTATCTTGCTCTTTTTGGTCAGCAGGTCGATCTATTCGTTAACCTTGACAAATGCCACTTTTTTGAGGCACAGACAGGTCTGGCGATTTGA
- a CDS encoding carbohydrate ABC transporter permease has translation MMKLLQYTLLILAALSFIYPFIWMISASLSSELGIGSLTLLPVDLTLRNYTTVFERIPLGHAFINSLLVALVTTGLVLILGAMVGYALARLRFRGRNLIFYLLIFTMTLPFQITLIPNYITMVKLGWVDTYFALIVPFVMNSLAVLLFRQAFAGLPQALIDAARIDGCGELRIIFQILLPNIIPTVLTVIILTFMGLWNEALWPLIVIRDESTMTMPQMVTLFSVGGRADAQLGVKLAAAVMLALPILIVYLFFQKHFIRSMASSGLKD, from the coding sequence ATGATGAAACTACTCCAATACACGCTGCTCATACTGGCCGCCTTATCCTTTATATACCCATTTATCTGGATGATCAGCGCATCGTTGTCATCGGAGCTGGGTATTGGGTCGCTAACATTGTTACCTGTTGACCTGACCCTTCGTAACTATACTACCGTTTTTGAACGAATACCGCTGGGGCACGCCTTCATCAATAGTTTGCTGGTAGCGCTTGTAACAACAGGTCTGGTGCTGATTTTGGGCGCTATGGTCGGTTACGCCCTGGCTCGGTTGCGTTTTCGGGGTCGTAACCTGATTTTTTATCTCCTCATTTTTACGATGACGCTGCCTTTTCAGATTACGCTTATTCCTAATTACATCACAATGGTGAAACTGGGCTGGGTCGATACCTATTTTGCGCTGATTGTGCCATTCGTTATGAACTCACTGGCCGTACTGCTGTTCCGGCAAGCATTTGCGGGACTACCCCAGGCGCTGATTGATGCTGCCCGAATTGATGGCTGTGGTGAGTTGCGCATCATCTTTCAAATTCTCCTGCCCAATATCATACCGACCGTATTGACAGTTATCATTTTAACATTCATGGGCTTATGGAACGAAGCGCTTTGGCCATTGATCGTTATTCGTGACGAGTCGACGATGACCATGCCTCAAATGGTAACCTTATTTTCGGTTGGGGGGCGAGCCGATGCTCAATTAGGCGTTAAGCTTGCCGCAGCTGTGATGCTTGCCTTACCCATTCTCATTGTTTATCTATTTTTTCAAAAACATTTCATTCGAAGTATGGCTTCATCCGGCCTGAAAGATTAA
- a CDS encoding carbohydrate ABC transporter permease: MKKLIPYWLVSPYILYFCVFVSFPVVFSVVLTFHSWNIISPMKFVGVDNYVRLFNDRLFWQAIYNTLRFLVIHIPLQLVVALTLAEFLNQKIRGQAFFRGAFFLPVIVSGVVVTILWQQLLGFNAGILNRALSALSFPKVAWLEEPAIAMYAIALMATWKNVGLYVILFLVGLQTVPVQYYEAADMEGATHWQKFRYITLPMINPTIFMVVVLSTIGGFSLFIEPYIMTEGGPLNSTLSAVMYIYKQAFQYYHMGYSATLGFFFALIILGVVAIQKRYVEREM; this comes from the coding sequence ATGAAAAAACTCATTCCCTACTGGCTGGTTTCGCCCTACATTCTGTACTTCTGCGTGTTCGTATCGTTTCCGGTTGTGTTTTCGGTAGTGCTGACATTTCATAGCTGGAATATTATCTCGCCAATGAAGTTTGTTGGGGTCGACAACTATGTTCGGCTGTTCAACGACCGGCTTTTCTGGCAGGCGATTTACAATACGCTTCGGTTTTTGGTGATCCATATTCCCCTGCAACTAGTGGTAGCACTAACGCTGGCGGAGTTTCTCAACCAGAAAATTAGAGGGCAGGCTTTTTTTCGGGGCGCTTTTTTTCTACCCGTCATTGTGTCGGGGGTGGTCGTTACGATTTTATGGCAACAGTTATTGGGTTTCAATGCGGGTATTCTGAATCGAGCTTTGTCGGCCTTGTCTTTTCCGAAAGTTGCCTGGCTTGAGGAGCCTGCCATTGCCATGTATGCCATTGCGCTGATGGCCACCTGGAAAAATGTCGGGCTTTATGTGATTCTGTTTCTGGTAGGTCTCCAAACCGTGCCGGTACAATATTATGAAGCCGCCGATATGGAAGGTGCAACCCACTGGCAGAAATTTCGCTATATCACCCTGCCGATGATCAATCCAACCATATTTATGGTGGTTGTGCTGTCAACTATCGGTGGTTTTTCGCTCTTCATCGAGCCCTATATTATGACCGAAGGGGGCCCACTGAATAGTACGCTGTCGGCGGTTATGTACATCTATAAACAGGCATTTCAATATTATCACATGGGCTACTCCGCCACATTAGGGTTCTTTTTTGCCCTGATCATTCTGGGAGTAGTTGCCATTCAAAAACGATACGTCGAACGGGAAATGTAA
- a CDS encoding extracellular solute-binding protein: protein MRTFGFIACLFGLMLGSCRQVETKRPLLFWCSNNAGEITFAREFTDQWQRNHPDKPLRYQPIPEGQSSEEIILASVVGKTTPDIYANMWQGSVEMYAKAGVLIPLDTISGFMDFLRVRCDSAVIQEATSSDGHIYQVPWKVNPIMTLCNTGQVNGPNLKGPPYTYSSYLNAGKQLTKDANHDGYMDRWLGYTEVKVIWYQRFFNFYPLYLAASNGAPLVKNNQGHPSRAAFNNRYAVDVFRFLQQLYRDGYYPKERLTSARDPFLNQRIATSFTGPWQVGFLERYKDTTLHYDTWPMPVPDHHTGPAYTYGDPKNIVIFNTCPDPRAAWAFIRTLIDKPGDLRLMELTGQFPHRRNVDTDPYFSSFLQKNPKLLPFARQSRYIRGVDNCEVIVEVFDIISQEYEACVVYDRKTPETAIRDAARAVDVLLLSESAKE from the coding sequence ATGCGAACGTTCGGATTCATTGCCTGTTTGTTCGGGTTGATGTTGGGCAGCTGTCGGCAGGTGGAAACGAAGCGACCACTGCTTTTCTGGTGCTCCAACAATGCAGGCGAAATCACATTCGCCCGTGAGTTTACCGACCAATGGCAGCGCAACCATCCTGACAAACCGCTACGCTACCAGCCAATTCCTGAGGGACAGTCGAGCGAGGAGATCATTCTGGCATCGGTAGTAGGAAAAACTACGCCCGACATTTACGCCAATATGTGGCAGGGTAGTGTCGAAATGTATGCCAAAGCCGGGGTATTGATCCCGCTTGATACGATTAGTGGCTTTATGGATTTTCTGCGTGTTCGCTGCGACAGTGCTGTGATCCAGGAGGCTACTTCGTCGGATGGGCATATCTACCAGGTTCCCTGGAAAGTGAACCCGATCATGACGCTATGCAACACAGGGCAGGTTAATGGCCCGAATCTGAAAGGACCGCCTTATACCTATTCCAGTTATCTGAATGCCGGCAAACAGCTCACAAAAGATGCAAATCACGACGGCTATATGGATCGTTGGCTCGGTTATACCGAAGTAAAAGTCATCTGGTATCAACGATTCTTTAATTTTTATCCGCTTTATCTGGCTGCTTCCAACGGTGCTCCTCTCGTGAAAAATAATCAAGGACATCCATCCCGGGCCGCGTTCAATAATCGTTATGCTGTCGATGTTTTTCGGTTCTTGCAGCAATTGTATCGGGATGGTTATTATCCCAAAGAGCGGCTCACATCTGCGCGCGATCCGTTTCTGAACCAACGTATAGCTACCTCATTTACGGGCCCCTGGCAGGTTGGTTTTCTGGAAAGATACAAAGACACTACCCTGCATTACGACACCTGGCCAATGCCTGTACCCGACCACCATACGGGCCCGGCCTATACCTACGGCGATCCCAAAAATATCGTTATTTTCAACACGTGCCCTGACCCGCGGGCAGCCTGGGCGTTCATCAGAACGCTGATCGATAAACCTGGCGATTTGCGATTAATGGAGCTAACGGGTCAATTCCCGCACCGGCGAAACGTAGATACCGATCCGTATTTCAGTTCGTTTCTGCAAAAGAATCCGAAACTCCTTCCCTTTGCCCGACAATCGCGCTACATCAGGGGAGTTGACAACTGCGAAGTTATTGTAGAGGTATTTGATATTATTTCGCAGGAATACGAAGCCTGTGTGGTGTATGACCGCAAAACACCCGAAACGGCCATTCGCGATGCCGCCAGGGCAGTTGATGTATTACTATTGAGTGAAAGTGCGAAAGAGTGA
- a CDS encoding heme-binding domain-containing protein: MLRKVLLGLLVILVVIQFIRPEKNQSTGVSPNDITTKYAIPAAVQPVLKRACFDCHSNNTTYPWYDNIQPVSWWLNNHIKEGKEELNFSEFASYSPKKARHKLEEVGEAVTEGWMPLGSYLWIHHEAALKPEEAKLIANWASQLRSQIPAPPDEKEEHHH; this comes from the coding sequence ATGCTCCGTAAAGTACTTCTTGGTCTGCTGGTTATCCTTGTTGTTATTCAGTTTATTCGGCCCGAAAAAAACCAGTCAACAGGTGTATCGCCTAATGACATTACAACCAAATATGCGATTCCGGCCGCTGTGCAACCTGTGCTGAAACGAGCCTGTTTCGATTGTCATTCCAACAATACAACCTATCCCTGGTACGATAACATCCAACCCGTTTCGTGGTGGCTCAATAACCATATCAAAGAGGGGAAAGAGGAGCTTAACTTCTCGGAATTTGCTTCGTATTCGCCCAAGAAAGCCAGACACAAGCTGGAAGAAGTAGGCGAAGCGGTCACTGAAGGCTGGATGCCATTAGGTTCCTACTTGTGGATTCATCACGAAGCCGCCCTCAAACCAGAAGAAGCGAAGCTCATTGCCAACTGGGCAAGTCAGTTACGGAGCCAGATTCCGGCTCCGCCCGATGAAAAAGAGGAGCATCATCACTGA
- a CDS encoding ABC transporter ATP-binding protein, translating into MNIIETRSIAKRYVMGTEVVEALKSITISINKGEYVAFMGPSGSGKSTLMNIVGCLDSPTSGQYILNNQDVSSMGENELAEVRNKEIGFVFQTFNLLPRQTSLENVALPLIYAGYNKADRTEKAMMALKNVGLENRAGHRPNELSGGQRQRVAVARALVNDPSILLADEPTGNLDTKTSYEIMDLFDQIHSKGNTVIMVTHEEDIAEYAHRIVRLRDGLVETDRLNANIRKAHALMQSLE; encoded by the coding sequence ATGAATATTATCGAAACTCGCAGTATTGCCAAACGCTACGTAATGGGAACCGAAGTCGTTGAGGCTCTTAAATCCATCACGATTAGTATCAATAAGGGTGAATATGTCGCGTTTATGGGACCATCGGGGTCTGGTAAATCTACCCTGATGAACATTGTTGGATGCCTGGATTCGCCAACGTCGGGTCAATACATCCTGAATAATCAGGATGTTAGCAGCATGGGCGAAAACGAATTGGCTGAAGTGCGAAATAAGGAAATCGGGTTTGTCTTCCAGACATTCAACCTGTTGCCTCGCCAGACCTCGCTTGAAAATGTGGCTCTACCGCTCATTTATGCGGGATATAATAAAGCCGATCGGACTGAAAAGGCAATGATGGCCCTAAAAAACGTCGGTTTGGAGAACCGGGCTGGTCACCGGCCTAACGAACTCTCGGGTGGGCAGCGGCAGCGCGTGGCTGTGGCGCGGGCGTTAGTGAACGATCCCAGTATCCTGCTTGCCGATGAACCGACGGGTAACCTCGATACCAAGACATCCTACGAGATTATGGATCTTTTTGACCAGATTCACAGTAAGGGTAATACCGTGATTATGGTAACCCACGAAGAGGATATTGCCGAATATGCTCACCGCATCGTCCGGCTTCGTGATGGTCTGGTTGAAACGGATCGGCTGAATGCCAATATTCGGAAAGCCCACGCATTAATGCAGTCACTGGAATAA